One window from the genome of Desulforamulus ruminis DSM 2154 encodes:
- a CDS encoding class I SAM-dependent methyltransferase, with translation MMPSLVITTGLRSDTALANLALELSRELQAPFIAREKRSLQTIREMAAAEAVFLVKKDRLALVIEGKELFFHPGLAKLRIKELQSGKADQMIGAMGLQEGNSLLDCTLGLASDALVASYICGPAGTVVGLEDSWAVAEIVRRGLKSYEGEKPEMLAAMRRIKVLSCHHLEFLREQPDNAFDVVYFDPMFRQPREQSSSMAPLRPLANRDPLSPEIVAEALRVAGKRVVMKEKRNSQEFQRLSFPEVVGGKYSPVAYGIIKKGGAGCRI, from the coding sequence ATGATGCCCTCTTTGGTTATTACAACCGGCCTGCGCTCGGACACAGCCTTGGCAAACCTGGCTTTAGAGCTGAGCCGGGAGTTACAGGCCCCTTTTATTGCCAGAGAAAAACGTTCTTTACAAACCATCCGGGAAATGGCCGCGGCAGAAGCTGTCTTTTTGGTGAAGAAAGACCGGCTGGCCCTGGTAATAGAAGGGAAAGAATTGTTTTTTCATCCAGGATTGGCAAAATTACGTATAAAAGAACTGCAGTCCGGGAAAGCTGATCAAATGATTGGGGCCATGGGCCTGCAGGAGGGAAATTCCCTATTGGACTGCACCCTGGGCCTGGCTTCCGACGCCCTGGTGGCCAGCTATATTTGCGGACCCGCCGGCACGGTGGTTGGCCTGGAAGATTCCTGGGCAGTGGCGGAGATCGTTCGTAGAGGATTAAAAAGTTATGAGGGTGAAAAGCCGGAGATGTTGGCGGCCATGCGCCGGATCAAAGTCTTGAGCTGCCACCATCTGGAATTCCTCCGGGAGCAGCCGGACAATGCTTTTGATGTGGTTTATTTTGACCCCATGTTTCGACAGCCCAGGGAACAATCCAGTTCCATGGCTCCTCTGAGACCTTTGGCCAACAGAGATCCCTTATCCCCGGAAATCGTGGCGGAGGCCCTGCGGGTGGCCGGGAAAAGGGTGGTTATGAAGGAGAAGAGGAACAGTCAGGAATTCCAACGCTTAAGTTTTCCTGAGGTGGTTGGAGGAAAATATTCCCCGGTGGCTTATGGCATTATAAAAAAAGGTGGTGCCGGATGCAGGATCTGA
- the miaA gene encoding tRNA (adenosine(37)-N6)-dimethylallyltransferase MiaA, translating into MQDLKPLIVMVGPTATGKTDLSIEVAKKVRGEIISADSMLVYRGMDIGTAKPTLAERQGIPHHLIDIVNPDQEYSVASYQRAAESLIDAIIDRGNLPMLVGGTGLYVRSVIDHYDFTQAPRDEKLRQELLREAEHLGPLAMHNKLAEVDRETADRLHPNDLRRVIRALEVYIQTGNPISQYQYSQQMQSPKYNLQMFGLTMERQLLYQRIEQRVDLMVQKGLVEEVAALLKKYGRFATAMQGLGYKEIVAYLKGEISLDQAIELLKRNTRRFAKRQITWFRADKRIQWIELNQSTNKKKISDEIANQIAGN; encoded by the coding sequence ATGCAGGATCTGAAACCGTTAATTGTAATGGTAGGCCCCACCGCAACCGGTAAGACGGATTTATCCATTGAAGTGGCAAAAAAGGTAAGGGGAGAAATTATCTCTGCGGATTCCATGCTGGTTTACAGGGGAATGGACATTGGCACTGCCAAACCAACCTTGGCCGAAAGGCAGGGGATTCCCCATCATTTAATTGATATTGTGAACCCTGACCAGGAATATAGCGTAGCCTCGTACCAGAGAGCGGCGGAATCATTAATTGATGCCATTATCGACAGGGGAAATCTCCCGATGCTGGTGGGAGGCACCGGTTTATATGTTCGTTCGGTGATTGATCACTATGATTTTACACAGGCACCCAGGGATGAGAAGCTGCGCCAGGAACTTTTGCGGGAAGCGGAACACCTGGGACCCCTGGCCATGCATAACAAGCTGGCTGAAGTGGATCGTGAAACAGCGGACCGTCTCCATCCCAATGATCTCAGACGGGTGATCCGTGCTCTGGAAGTCTACATCCAGACCGGCAACCCCATCTCTCAATATCAGTACAGCCAGCAGATGCAAAGCCCCAAATACAATCTGCAGATGTTTGGTCTGACCATGGAAAGGCAACTGCTGTATCAGAGAATTGAACAACGGGTGGATTTGATGGTGCAAAAAGGGTTGGTGGAAGAGGTAGCCGCCTTGCTGAAAAAATACGGACGTTTTGCCACAGCCATGCAGGGCCTGGGATATAAAGAAATTGTCGCCTATCTGAAGGGTGAAATTTCCCTGGATCAGGCCATTGAGTTACTAAAGAGGAATACACGGCGCTTCGCTAAACGACAAATAACCTGGTTCCGGGCCGATAAGAGAATTCAGTGGATCGAACTTAATCAATCTACCAATAAAAAGAAGATATCGGATGAAATTGCCAATCAAATAGCAGGAAATTGA
- the hfq gene encoding RNA chaperone Hfq, which translates to MTKPQINLQDAFLNQVRKENIPVTIFLINGFQLKGMVRGFDNFTVILESDGKQLMVYKHAISTISPLRPVNTSFSENKPM; encoded by the coding sequence ATGACTAAACCGCAAATAAATTTACAAGATGCATTTCTTAATCAGGTAAGGAAGGAAAATATACCCGTAACCATTTTTTTAATTAACGGTTTCCAATTAAAAGGCATGGTGAGGGGCTTTGACAATTTTACCGTTATTTTGGAAAGCGACGGCAAACAACTGATGGTTTATAAGCATGCCATATCAACCATTAGCCCGCTTCGCCCGGTAAATACCTCCTTTTCCGAAAATAAACCGATGTAA
- a CDS encoding AAA family ATPase — MVKIKMWQTPPNRSEPPRQGGLVKMPASPGKNPFSSEKASTHEEISKKLAQEILGELDLLIGLSSVKRLVKEIQAFAEIQKLRQKEKLIYEPMVLHMIFKGNPGTGKTTVARIIGRLFKEMGVLPKGHLIEVERADLVGEYIGHTAAKTRDQIKKALGGILFIDEAYSLARGGEKDFGKEAIDSMVASMENNKDNLIIILAGYQEEMNYFLETNPGLRSRFPIHITFPDYNIQELMGIADLMLKQRQYVLAPLGWEELKRILENQIRSHEHSGNARLVRNLIERAMRIQALRLVRNRQISRQDLMTISREDLTGALEEI, encoded by the coding sequence TTGGTTAAAATAAAGATGTGGCAGACGCCGCCAAACCGCAGTGAGCCTCCCAGGCAAGGCGGTTTGGTTAAAATGCCCGCATCGCCCGGAAAAAATCCCTTTAGCTCGGAAAAAGCATCCACCCATGAAGAGATCAGCAAAAAGCTGGCTCAGGAAATTTTAGGTGAATTGGATTTACTCATTGGTCTATCCAGTGTAAAAAGGCTGGTTAAGGAAATTCAAGCCTTTGCGGAAATTCAGAAGCTGAGACAAAAAGAGAAATTAATTTACGAGCCCATGGTTTTACACATGATCTTTAAAGGGAATCCTGGTACCGGAAAGACCACGGTGGCCAGAATCATCGGCAGATTATTTAAAGAAATGGGCGTGCTGCCCAAAGGCCATTTAATTGAGGTTGAGCGGGCCGATTTGGTAGGGGAATACATTGGTCATACAGCGGCGAAAACCAGAGATCAGATTAAAAAGGCTCTGGGTGGCATTCTCTTTATTGATGAGGCTTATTCCCTGGCCCGGGGCGGTGAAAAGGATTTTGGCAAAGAAGCCATTGATTCGATGGTGGCCAGTATGGAAAATAATAAGGATAATTTAATTATTATCCTGGCAGGTTACCAGGAAGAAATGAACTATTTTTTAGAAACCAATCCCGGCCTGCGCTCCCGTTTTCCCATACATATCACCTTTCCCGATTACAACATCCAGGAACTCATGGGCATTGCCGACTTGATGTTGAAACAGCGCCAGTATGTTTTGGCCCCTCTGGGTTGGGAGGAATTAAAAAGAATTTTAGAAAATCAAATCCGAAGTCACGAACACAGCGGCAATGCCAGGCTGGTAAGAAACTTAATTGAGCGGGCTATGCGCATTCAAGCCCTCAGGCTGGTACGCAACAGGCAGATTTCCAGACAGGATCTGATGACCATCAGCAGAGAAGACTTGACGGGAGCTCTGGAGGAAATATAA
- a CDS encoding aminotransferase class I/II-fold pyridoxal phosphate-dependent enzyme, translating into MHLNQLDKLAIEVETEVQPVYREIEARAMDNHARVLEGFHRARVADYHLRGTTGYGYNDAGREALETVYAHIFGAEAALVRGQIVSGTHAIALALFGLLRPGDELLAVQGSPYDTLEELIGKRGNAPGSLRELGVGYRQVELTPEGTLDWQAIEQGLNEKTRVVLVQRSRGYAWRPSLTLDQLKKLITFIKTKSSRALVFVDNCYGELVDMLEPPAIGADLAAGSLIKNPGGGLAPTGGYVVGRRELVEMAANRLTAPGIGGEVGPSLGHQRLLFQGIFLAPHTVAEALKGAVFVARLFERLGFKVSPSYDEPRSDIIQSIALETPERLVAFCQGLQAASPVDAHALPEPDYMPGYEDDVIMAAGTFVQGASIELSADAPLRKPYAVYLQGGLSKEYVRLGVLSAARKVLQVKG; encoded by the coding sequence ATGCATTTAAATCAATTGGACAAACTGGCAATTGAAGTAGAAACGGAAGTACAGCCGGTATACCGGGAAATTGAGGCCAGGGCCATGGACAATCATGCCCGGGTTTTAGAGGGATTCCACCGGGCCAGGGTGGCGGACTACCACCTGCGGGGAACCACCGGCTATGGCTACAATGATGCGGGCAGAGAAGCCTTGGAGACGGTTTATGCCCATATTTTCGGGGCGGAAGCGGCATTAGTCAGGGGGCAGATTGTTTCAGGAACCCACGCCATTGCCCTTGCCCTCTTCGGCTTGTTAAGACCCGGGGATGAATTGCTGGCTGTTCAGGGTTCTCCCTATGATACCCTGGAGGAGTTAATTGGCAAGCGGGGGAACGCGCCCGGTTCATTAAGGGAACTGGGAGTAGGCTACCGTCAGGTGGAGTTGACTCCCGAAGGAACACTGGACTGGCAGGCCATCGAACAAGGGCTGAATGAAAAAACCCGGGTGGTTTTGGTACAACGCTCCCGAGGTTATGCCTGGCGCCCATCCTTAACCCTGGACCAGTTAAAAAAACTGATCACCTTTATTAAAACTAAATCCTCAAGAGCTTTGGTTTTTGTAGATAACTGTTACGGGGAATTGGTGGACATGCTGGAACCTCCCGCGATTGGGGCCGATCTGGCCGCCGGTTCCTTAATCAAAAACCCGGGCGGGGGATTGGCGCCAACCGGCGGGTATGTTGTAGGACGAAGGGAACTGGTGGAAATGGCGGCCAACCGTTTGACCGCTCCGGGAATCGGCGGAGAGGTAGGGCCTTCCCTTGGACACCAGCGCCTACTATTCCAAGGCATCTTTTTAGCCCCCCATACGGTGGCGGAGGCACTGAAGGGAGCGGTTTTCGTCGCCAGGCTGTTTGAGCGGCTGGGCTTTAAGGTATCCCCTTCCTATGATGAGCCAAGGTCGGATATTATCCAATCCATTGCCCTGGAAACTCCGGAAAGGCTGGTTGCTTTCTGCCAGGGACTGCAGGCCGCTTCCCCGGTGGACGCCCACGCCCTGCCGGAACCCGATTATATGCCCGGCTATGAAGATGATGTGATTATGGCGGCAGGTACCTTTGTACAGGGCGCATCGATAGAATTAAGCGCCGATGCTCCCTTAAGAAAGCCCTACGCTGTTTATCTTCAGGGAGGATTATCGAAAGAATACGTTCGGCTGGGAGTCCTTTCCGCGGCCCGGAAAGTTCTACAGGTGAAAGGTTAA
- a CDS encoding YhcN/YlaJ family sporulation lipoprotein has translation MKPAKIYLLFASALLAVSLVFGGCTAAKKPATPNTQETPNAASPTDRNYPKDVADRVVAEANKVEGVRGSTAVISGKNVYLGLDLDPNLEKNSSAEVERKVLDRVKDMEKGYTVSVSSDVDTVTRIKNVARGISEGKPIASFNEELRDIGTRIQPKTEKTQ, from the coding sequence ATGAAACCTGCAAAAATTTACTTATTGTTTGCCTCGGCCCTGTTGGCGGTATCTCTTGTCTTTGGAGGTTGTACGGCGGCCAAGAAACCGGCCACGCCCAATACCCAGGAAACACCGAATGCGGCCTCCCCTACGGATCGCAATTATCCCAAGGATGTGGCGGACCGGGTGGTGGCGGAAGCCAACAAAGTGGAAGGTGTGCGGGGATCTACAGCGGTTATTTCAGGTAAAAATGTTTACTTAGGGCTGGACTTAGATCCTAACCTGGAGAAAAACAGTTCTGCAGAAGTTGAAAGAAAAGTATTGGACCGGGTTAAAGATATGGAGAAGGGTTATACTGTCAGTGTTTCTTCTGATGTGGATACAGTGACCAGAATAAAAAATGTTGCCCGGGGTATTTCCGAGGGAAAACCCATTGCAAGCTTTAATGAAGAGCTGCGGGATATCGGAACCCGGATTCAACCTAAAACTGAAAAAACCCAGTAA
- the thiM gene encoding hydroxyethylthiazole kinase: protein MRPEVEELWAIRQKVKAKKPLVCNLTNNVVTNFTANVLLAAGASPLMSEGSQEAQELVQIADVLVLNMGTLHPRQVDYFLTAGQSANREQKPVVFDPVGIGATTYRNRVAADITREIKLSLIRGNYGEIHFLAGIAGQTKGVDNLENRIHIPQLTDLAAKTGAIVAATGEVDYITDGQRTFSNDTGHAFLQLITGTGCALTSLAGAFLTAAEDQSLAVLAALAYYGAAAEKAASVSQGPGTFTSHFLDALYGLDLEEFKKIMNRA from the coding sequence ATGAGACCTGAGGTTGAAGAACTGTGGGCCATTCGGCAAAAAGTTAAAGCTAAGAAGCCGCTGGTATGTAACCTAACCAATAATGTGGTGACCAACTTTACAGCCAATGTGCTTCTGGCTGCAGGAGCGTCACCGCTTATGTCCGAGGGAAGCCAGGAAGCTCAAGAGTTAGTCCAAATTGCCGACGTATTGGTATTAAATATGGGTACGCTGCACCCCAGGCAGGTTGACTACTTTCTTACGGCGGGCCAAAGTGCCAACCGGGAGCAAAAACCGGTGGTGTTTGACCCGGTAGGGATCGGAGCCACAACTTACCGCAACAGAGTTGCCGCGGACATTACCAGAGAAATTAAGTTGAGCCTTATAAGGGGAAATTACGGTGAGATTCACTTTTTGGCAGGAATAGCCGGGCAAACCAAAGGGGTTGACAACTTAGAAAACCGCATCCATATCCCACAACTGACTGATTTAGCCGCTAAAACCGGTGCCATTGTGGCGGCTACGGGTGAGGTGGATTACATTACGGATGGTCAAAGAACCTTCTCCAATGACACCGGTCATGCCTTTCTCCAGTTGATTACCGGAACGGGCTGCGCCCTAACCTCTTTGGCGGGTGCCTTTCTGACTGCCGCTGAAGATCAATCTTTGGCTGTGCTGGCTGCCCTGGCTTACTATGGGGCTGCGGCTGAAAAGGCCGCTTCCGTCAGTCAGGGGCCAGGAACTTTTACCAGCCATTTTCTAGATGCTTTATATGGCTTGGATTTAGAGGAATTTAAGAAAATAATGAACCGGGCTTGA
- a CDS encoding acyclic terpene utilization AtuA family protein, with product MREYRVLSPTAILGYGFPEASFRSGLAREPHLIAVDAGSTDPGPYYLGAGISFTDRAAVKRDLELIIEAGLTKNIPVVIGTAGGCGAEPHLMWNLEIIQELAREKGWQFPLGVIHAELTKEQVLQAFRKGKISPLYPAPALTEEEIISAEHIVGQMGPEPVMDVLSRGARVILAGRAYDPAVFSAPAILEGYPRGLAIHMGKILECGAIAATPGSGSDCLMGTLKEDCFIVEPLNPARRCTPTSVAAHTLYEKTNPYLLPGPGGMLDLHSATFTQVNERAVMVAGSRFVPGETYAVKLEGAKRVGFRTVAIAGCRDPIMIAQIDSIIEAVRERVEDNFKRNGFNYYLHFNIYGKNGVMGKLEPLKEIHSHELGIIIEAVAETQEIANTICSFARSTMLHYGYPGRIATAGNLAFPYSPSDFKAGAVYHFNLYHLMEVENPLSLFPREILTAGEGLSCQR from the coding sequence TTGAGAGAATACAGGGTATTATCACCCACTGCCATACTGGGGTACGGTTTTCCCGAAGCCTCCTTTCGTTCGGGTTTAGCAAGGGAACCTCATTTAATCGCCGTGGATGCCGGTTCCACAGATCCGGGGCCCTATTATCTGGGGGCCGGGATATCTTTTACAGACCGGGCCGCTGTAAAACGGGATCTGGAGTTAATCATTGAAGCCGGGTTGACCAAAAACATTCCGGTTGTTATCGGTACGGCCGGCGGCTGCGGGGCGGAGCCCCATCTGATGTGGAATCTGGAGATCATCCAGGAGCTGGCCAGGGAAAAGGGCTGGCAGTTCCCCCTGGGAGTGATTCATGCGGAATTAACCAAAGAGCAAGTTTTACAAGCATTTCGCAAAGGCAAAATATCACCCCTGTATCCGGCGCCCGCTCTTACAGAAGAAGAAATTATTTCTGCCGAACACATTGTAGGCCAAATGGGGCCGGAACCGGTCATGGATGTATTAAGCCGAGGGGCCAGGGTTATTCTGGCGGGAAGGGCTTATGATCCGGCGGTATTCAGCGCTCCGGCCATTTTAGAGGGATACCCCCGGGGACTGGCCATCCATATGGGAAAAATACTGGAGTGCGGGGCCATTGCCGCCACTCCCGGCAGCGGCAGTGATTGTCTGATGGGTACCTTGAAAGAGGACTGTTTTATTGTGGAACCGCTGAATCCCGCCCGTCGCTGTACCCCAACCTCTGTGGCGGCCCATACCCTCTATGAAAAAACCAACCCTTATCTTTTACCGGGACCGGGCGGTATGCTGGATCTTCATTCCGCCACCTTTACCCAGGTGAATGAAAGGGCGGTCATGGTAGCCGGCAGCCGGTTTGTGCCCGGAGAAACCTATGCGGTTAAATTGGAGGGAGCCAAACGTGTGGGTTTTCGTACCGTAGCCATCGCAGGCTGCCGGGATCCCATTATGATTGCTCAAATTGATTCGATTATTGAGGCGGTCCGGGAAAGAGTAGAGGACAATTTTAAGCGAAATGGATTTAACTATTACCTGCATTTTAATATTTACGGTAAAAACGGTGTAATGGGCAAACTGGAGCCCTTAAAAGAAATTCACTCCCATGAACTGGGCATTATTATCGAGGCTGTTGCCGAGACCCAAGAGATTGCCAATACCATCTGCAGTTTTGCCCGCTCCACCATGCTGCATTACGGCTACCCGGGGCGCATTGCCACTGCCGGCAACCTGGCCTTTCCTTATTCACCGTCAGACTTTAAGGCAGGAGCCGTTTATCATTTTAATCTGTACCATTTAATGGAAGTGGAGAATCCCTTGAGCTTATTTCCGAGGGAAATTCTTACGGCCGGGGAGGGCTTGTCATGCCAAAGGTAA
- a CDS encoding DUF4387 domain-containing protein, which produces MPKVTLSEAASVIRSKNSGPYELTLDIIFKNKEYYEAACRAKVINKGTIAGLYGISEDQVMEIVEFAPANAMKATLVRPIPSGALGETDVYGAQQHGPLLELMLEVP; this is translated from the coding sequence ATGCCAAAGGTAACATTGTCGGAGGCTGCCTCCGTGATCCGGAGTAAAAACTCCGGTCCCTATGAATTAACTCTGGATATTATTTTTAAAAATAAGGAATATTACGAGGCTGCCTGCCGGGCCAAGGTGATTAATAAAGGAACCATTGCAGGTCTATACGGCATTTCGGAAGATCAGGTTATGGAAATTGTGGAATTTGCTCCAGCCAATGCCATGAAGGCCACTCTTGTTCGTCCCATTCCTTCCGGGGCTTTGGGAGAAACGGATGTGTACGGCGCCCAGCAGCATGGTCCTTTGCTGGAACTCATGCTGGAGGTACCATAA
- a CDS encoding MerR family transcriptional regulator has protein sequence MFCNDDQPMFNIGVIAELLKVHPETLRIWEKHGLVEPSRRNKQRLYSNNDVKRLQFIHYLINDKGLNIAGVLQIISMYPCWTTKHCPGANSSREGNVNVNKPCWKEQGTFCFILEDITDHCSVCPHYKNDCQLNS, from the coding sequence TTGTTTTGTAATGATGATCAACCCATGTTTAATATAGGGGTTATAGCCGAGTTATTGAAAGTACATCCGGAAACCCTTCGTATTTGGGAAAAACATGGCTTAGTTGAACCTTCCCGGCGGAACAAGCAGCGTCTTTACAGCAATAATGATGTAAAGAGGCTCCAATTTATTCATTATTTAATTAATGACAAAGGACTGAATATTGCAGGAGTACTGCAAATTATCAGCATGTATCCCTGTTGGACCACCAAGCACTGTCCCGGAGCCAACAGCTCCAGGGAAGGCAATGTAAATGTAAATAAGCCCTGTTGGAAAGAACAGGGAACCTTCTGTTTCATTCTAGAAGATATTACGGATCACTGTAGTGTCTGCCCTCATTATAAAAATGATTGTCAACTGAACTCATAA
- a CDS encoding DUF5320 domain-containing protein: MPRRNGPGPMGAGVMTKRGTGLCAGVAAGVGLGLGFCRRGFGRGFGNDASPQSYSKTQKALLQEQKELLQNRLEMIDRQLENL, translated from the coding sequence ATGCCTAGAAGAAATGGACCCGGCCCAATGGGAGCCGGGGTAATGACCAAAAGAGGTACAGGGTTGTGCGCAGGAGTTGCTGCGGGGGTCGGCCTTGGACTGGGGTTTTGCAGGCGTGGCTTCGGCAGGGGCTTTGGAAATGACGCGAGCCCCCAATCTTACTCCAAAACGCAAAAAGCACTGCTTCAAGAGCAAAAGGAATTGCTTCAAAACCGGCTTGAAATGATTGACAGGCAGTTAGAAAATTTATAG
- a CDS encoding DUF134 domain-containing protein: protein MPRPRKWRKVCGLPESSRFGPLDSPANTEYVVNMTVDEYETIRLIDLEDMTQEECATQMNIARTTVQGIYNDARKKLAESLVNGKVLWIEGGEYRLCDGLGKRCGGNGCRRHRCGRGFANTESGG, encoded by the coding sequence ATGCCAAGACCGAGAAAATGGAGAAAAGTTTGCGGCCTGCCTGAAAGCAGCCGTTTTGGCCCTCTCGATTCACCGGCAAATACGGAATATGTGGTAAATATGACGGTAGATGAATATGAAACAATACGTCTTATTGACTTAGAGGATATGACACAGGAAGAATGCGCCACTCAAATGAATATCGCCCGCACAACCGTTCAGGGGATTTATAACGACGCCAGAAAAAAACTCGCGGAATCTTTAGTGAATGGTAAAGTGTTATGGATAGAAGGGGGCGAGTATAGGCTTTGTGATGGCCTTGGGAAAAGATGCGGCGGCAATGGCTGCCGCAGGCATAGATGTGGCAGAGGTTTTGCGAACACGGAAAGTGGTGGTTAA
- a CDS encoding iron-sulfur cluster assembly scaffold protein encodes MYSQKVMEHFMCPQNAYSMPDADAEGSFGDPSCGDMLTVYLKIKNNVIQEISYLVFGCCASIATSSMTSVLAKGKSLNEALGITEEEIIEALDGLPENKRHCSNLGVRALRNAINHYLNTKQTEGFHENSNTRK; translated from the coding sequence ATGTACTCTCAAAAAGTAATGGAACATTTCATGTGCCCCCAAAACGCTTACAGTATGCCGGATGCAGATGCGGAAGGGAGCTTTGGTGATCCCTCCTGCGGTGATATGCTGACGGTGTACCTTAAGATAAAAAACAACGTCATTCAGGAAATCAGTTATCTTGTATTTGGTTGCTGCGCTTCCATTGCAACATCCAGCATGACTTCTGTACTGGCAAAGGGAAAAAGCTTGAATGAAGCCCTCGGCATTACTGAAGAAGAGATTATTGAGGCTTTGGACGGCTTGCCCGAAAACAAGAGGCATTGTTCAAACTTAGGCGTAAGAGCCTTGCGCAATGCCATCAACCATTATTTGAATACTAAGCAAACGGAGGGATTTCATGAAAATAGCAATACCCGTAAGTAA
- a CDS encoding NifB/NifX family molybdenum-iron cluster-binding protein has product MKIAIPVSKKDLNSDVCQSFGRSPYFLVYNTETKESRYIDNGAAASQGGAGIKAAQNIVDSKADALLTPRCGENAAEVIRTAGIKLYKTASGSAVNNLNAFINGELLPLSEIHAGLHHHGNR; this is encoded by the coding sequence ATGAAAATAGCAATACCCGTAAGTAAAAAAGATTTGAACTCCGACGTATGTCAATCCTTTGGCCGCTCTCCGTACTTTCTTGTTTACAATACCGAGACAAAAGAGAGCCGCTATATTGATAATGGCGCTGCGGCCAGTCAGGGCGGCGCGGGGATCAAGGCGGCACAGAACATCGTGGACAGCAAAGCAGACGCATTGCTTACTCCGCGCTGTGGAGAAAATGCAGCCGAGGTCATAAGGACCGCCGGCATTAAACTGTACAAGACGGCTTCCGGTTCCGCTGTGAACAATCTAAACGCTTTTATTAACGGTGAGTTGCTTCCGCTTTCCGAAATCCATGCAGGGCTTCATCATCATGGAAACAGGTAG
- a CDS encoding 4Fe-4S binding protein, with amino-acid sequence MRIAVLSGKGGTGKTLVSVNLAAASGKALYIDCDVEEPNGHLFFKPKNIQKEEITVPIPKIDPTLCSGCRACVDFCKFNALAYVRDNVIVFEEVCHSCGGCMLICPQKAITEREKSIGKIQKGVSGQVAVRTGVLNTGEATGIPIIKRLLFEIKSENKLPVFIDCPPGSACIVMESIKDADYCILVAEPTLFGVHNLSMVHELVKLFHKPYGAILNKCLDGENPSETFCEEQGIPILGRIPFDVELGALNSNAKIAAWEEGKYWVAFSYLLEAVTKEVRREATAYSQR; translated from the coding sequence ATGAGGATCGCCGTCCTGAGCGGCAAAGGTGGAACCGGAAAAACGCTGGTGTCGGTAAATCTCGCCGCAGCATCCGGGAAGGCGCTGTATATTGACTGTGATGTGGAGGAACCCAACGGGCATCTGTTTTTTAAGCCAAAGAACATTCAAAAAGAGGAAATCACGGTGCCGATCCCCAAAATCGACCCTACCCTTTGCTCCGGATGCCGCGCTTGTGTGGATTTTTGCAAGTTCAACGCGCTGGCTTATGTCCGGGATAATGTGATCGTCTTTGAAGAAGTGTGTCATTCCTGCGGCGGGTGTATGCTGATCTGCCCGCAAAAAGCAATTACAGAACGGGAAAAAAGTATTGGTAAAATACAAAAAGGCGTCTCGGGCCAGGTTGCGGTAAGGACAGGCGTATTAAATACCGGCGAGGCCACCGGTATACCCATTATCAAAAGGCTGCTTTTTGAGATCAAATCCGAAAACAAGCTGCCTGTATTTATCGATTGTCCGCCCGGCAGCGCCTGTATTGTCATGGAAAGCATCAAAGACGCGGATTATTGCATATTGGTGGCGGAGCCGACCTTGTTTGGCGTTCACAATCTTAGTATGGTCCACGAGTTGGTCAAGTTGTTTCATAAGCCTTACGGCGCGATACTTAACAAGTGCCTAGATGGTGAAAATCCATCGGAGACGTTCTGCGAAGAACAAGGAATTCCAATTTTAGGAAGGATACCTTTTGACGTAGAGCTTGGCGCATTGAATTCAAATGCGAAGATTGCTGCTTGGGAAGAGGGAAAGTACTGGGTTGCATTTTCCTATTTGCTTGAAGCTGTGACCAAGGAGGTGCGCCGTGAAGCAACTGCTTATTCTCAGCGGTAA